In Eriocheir sinensis breed Jianghai 21 chromosome 17, ASM2467909v1, whole genome shotgun sequence, one genomic interval encodes:
- the LOC126999934 gene encoding uncharacterized protein LOC126999934 isoform X4 → MLQRPTISRDLTAKPKATPPPPKLDVNKHSGVLAASGDTISQIKMSLGQLTANYTDSEGEDNDRLSDDTSHKSTPVGGTRVTELRDEGSRRGTPFSGESVGSGTPQKKLNRLVSYANEDEEDGDDLDRESDEHEPDERPRFTCICEVLNSEPMDTGTDEGDDDKVKVNNYGVKLPPTPAGKCPPRLQEKVIRFLNEVRRGNKDYNVMIQNNKEFRNPGIYEKLIDLLQLDEMGSNYPLDMFDPHCWGKESYYDELARVQKEEMDKREKERKDKTKQVPSRHEQVHAHYRRSLGTARTSHTTHPIPLAQGRTVTTPNQRKESGLSGARTTTYLAVKPCSTAL, encoded by the exons ATGTTGCAAAGGCCGACAATCAGCAGGGACCTCACAGCCAAGCCCAAGGCCACGCCGCCGCCACCGAAGCTCGACGTAAACAAACACAGTGGCGTGCTGGCAGCCAGTGGGGACACCATTAGCCAG ATCAAAATGTCTCTTGGACAGCTTACTGCCAACTATACTGATTCTGAGGGTGAAGATAATGATAGGCTCAGTGACGATACTTCTCACAAATCCACACCTGTTGGTGGCACCCGAGTGACAGAGCTGCGCGATGAAGGAAGTCGACGTGGAACACCTTTCAGTGGCGAATCTGTAGGCTCAGGAACACCACAGAAGAAG CTCAACAGATTGGTGTCTTATgcaaatgaagatgaagaagatggagatgatttGGACAGAGAAAGTGATGAGCATGAACCTGATGAAA ggccacgtttcacttgcatatgtgagg TGCTTAACTCGGAGCCAATGGACACAGGAACtgatgaaggagatgatgatAAAGTTAAAGTAAATAATTATGGAGTAAagttaccaccaacaccagcaggaAAGTGCCCACCACGCTTACAG gaAAAGGTGATTCGCTTTCTAAATGAAGTTCGACGAGGAAACAAAGACTATAACGTTATGATCCAAAACAACAAAGAATTCCGGAATCCTGGAATTTATGAGAAGTTGATAGATCTGTTGCAGCTGGATGAAATGGGCAGCAACTATCCATTG GATATGTTTGATCCTCATTGCTGGGGTAAAGAATCTTACTATGATGAGCTTGCTAgagtacaaaaagaagaaatggacaagagagaaaaggaacgaaaagaCAAAACTAAG caggtaccctcccgacacgagcaagtgcatgctcattatcgtcgatctctgggtactgccaggacctcacacaccacacatcccatcccccttgctcaagggagaacagtaaccactcctaatcaacggaaagaatccggcctgagcggggctcgaaccaccacctatttggccgtgaagccttgcagcacggCACTCTAG